The proteins below are encoded in one region of Clostridium estertheticum:
- a CDS encoding MerR family transcriptional regulator, translating into MNIKTASEKTGLTKKAIKYYENEGLITPLKKCENNYREYSNDDIVKLNLIGALRALDITIVDIKDVVMGRRSLPETLLDTVKKIDESITYLGKSKLIITSLIEKNLTDYRASGEQIRRLRETLELSRDDKKEFISNTLLIIFPGKFGQLFVSIYAHFLSVTIDNDEKKKIWLKLVDFLDSVDEVVYKNTFLIKQINDSDNDNLDGLKKALDTQCKYILDYDANTKDNIMINRQIELARSLKESEELKQKFNKGLEDLKQFMKVVGPIQKGFEEYLCILNEDYKKYKDNEIKMLANVNKMVKDKLGFTANEFIKHCTL; encoded by the coding sequence ATGAATATTAAAACTGCATCAGAGAAAACTGGCTTAACTAAGAAAGCTATTAAATATTATGAAAATGAAGGATTAATTACTCCTTTAAAAAAATGTGAAAATAATTATAGAGAATACTCAAATGATGACATTGTTAAATTAAATTTAATTGGGGCATTAAGAGCCTTAGATATAACAATTGTAGATATCAAAGACGTGGTTATGGGCAGAAGGAGTTTACCTGAAACACTTCTAGATACTGTAAAAAAAATAGACGAAAGCATAACTTATCTTGGAAAAAGCAAATTAATCATTACAAGTCTTATAGAAAAAAATTTAACAGATTACAGAGCATCAGGAGAACAAATTAGAAGGTTAAGGGAAACATTAGAGTTATCTAGAGATGATAAAAAAGAATTTATATCAAATACTTTACTTATAATATTCCCAGGAAAATTTGGACAATTGTTTGTTAGTATATATGCTCATTTTTTAAGTGTCACTATTGATAATGATGAAAAAAAGAAAATATGGCTAAAGCTTGTGGATTTTTTGGATTCGGTAGATGAAGTAGTATATAAAAATACTTTTCTAATAAAACAAATTAATGACTCGGATAATGATAATTTAGATGGGCTGAAAAAAGCGTTGGATACTCAATGTAAATATATATTAGATTATGATGCAAACACAAAGGATAACATAATGATAAATCGTCAAATAGAATTAGCAAGATCTTTAAAAGAAAGTGAAGAACTTAAACAGAAATTTAATAAAGGGTTGGAAGATCTGAAACAATTCATGAAGGTAGTTGGGCCAATACAAAAAGGTTTTGAAGAGTATTTGTGTATACTCAATGAAGATTATAAGAAATATAAAGATAATGAAATCAAGATGTTAGCTAATGTTAATAAAATGGTAAAAGATAAATTAGGATTTACAGCTAATGAATTTATAAAACACTGTACTCTTTGA